A stretch of Coccidioides posadasii str. Silveira chromosome 2, complete sequence DNA encodes these proteins:
- a CDS encoding uncharacterized protein (EggNog:ENOG410PMWP~COG:S~TransMembrane:4 (i170-191o197-217i273-290o296-318i)): MPFPGLAATPSWIYHHFKTIFQSAHRSVEDVQQRPIMYIPAKMVTSEAPLHPKTPSVGLEAAGLVALAELTTIQERTALSGTSSLLDIFILAPGLHVQERAVELNTGEYPACAALTTGYVFRVENPATVFYLQRVGRTGKLTTLNVTRLNSAAKWHHRLKSVFISPSKTNIIPVVTYFMAVLWGIAGLLLLILSEDWWGVAVVGILMTTRLINFVVIRCRSELTWAGAPEPGEVGDLFILLSQDRWIRIQGLVDDLKAVTSGKWLRDQTTVESWLTAIAKVCVYLAAALASNVTQFGTIILLSLFIGSAGLLGLANSATHELHMHGRMVRVTGERRSYGRRLDLAKELTDETKRDDWAVRMGLIVKDEPTTNTVRVEM, encoded by the exons ATGCCATTTCCGGGCCTTGCAGCGACTCCTTCATGGATTTATCACCACTTCAAGACGATCTTCCAAAGCGCTCATCGTTCCGTGGAAGACGTCCAACAGCGACCAATAATGTACATCCCAGCAAAG ATGGTGACTTCAGAGGCCCCGTTACACCCTAAGACACCGTCAGTCGGCTTGGAAGCTGCGGGCCTTGTTGCCCTTGCCGAGCTGACAACTATCCAGGAGAGGACTGCTTTATCGGGGACATCCTCCCTGCTGGACATATTTATCTTGGCTCCCGGTCTCCATGTACAGGAGAGAGCGGTTGAACTGAATACGGGGGAGTATCCAGCATGCGCTGCTCTCACTACAGGTTATGTCTTCCGCGTGGAGAATCCTGCAACTGTGTTCTACCTGCAAAGAGTCGGACGAACCGGAAAGTTGACTACTCTCAACGTCACAAGGTTAAACAGCGCCGCAAAGTGGCACCACAGACTAAAATCAGTCTTCATCTCACCCTCCAAAACGAACATTATTCCGGTCGTGACCTACTTCATGGCGGTCCTCTGGGGAATCGCAGGCTTGCTCCTGCTCATTTTATCCGAAGATTGGTGGGGAGTCGCCGTGGTGGGAATCCTTATGACAACACGCCTGATCAATTTTGTGGTGATTAGATGTCGAAGCGAGCTGACGTGGGCTGGGGCACCGGAGCCAGGTGAAGTGGGAGATCTGTTTATTCTGCTTAGCCAGGACCGTTGGATTCGAATACAAGGTCTTGTGGACGATCTGAAAGCAGTGACCTCTGGGAAATGGCTTCGGGATCAAACGACGGTGGAAAGCTGGCTTACTGCCATTGCCAAAGTCTGCGTGTACCTCGCCGCTGCATTGGCTAGCAATGTCACCCAGTTCGGCACGATTATTCTTCTCAGTCTATTCATTGGCTCAGCGGGCCTCCTGGGGCTGGCAAATTCAGCGACCCATGAGCTACACATGCATGGGCGCATGGTCAGAGTGACCGGCGAGCGCAGGAGTTACGGCCGACGCCTGGATCTTGCAAAGGAGTTGACTGATGAAACAAAACGTGATGACTGGGCCGTGCGCATGGGACTCATTGTCAAAGATGAGCCAACAACTAACACGGTGAGAGTTGAAATGTAG
- a CDS encoding uncharacterized protein (EggNog:ENOG410PJYT~BUSCO:5743at33183), translating into MGIPHLARHLLPHAEVVWLGDADVNPKDGRQITSVVIDGPALVYHVYYSLLSRMPPGLNAVAAQPTSNEVSIGVMRFLFQLMELNVAIKKICFDGGLPLSKRDTRLERLEMSRRKLETFTGLSDRVFRSHRLRRRPLDITAHMVFNKRGPQAGQGGLPENPFMVQTVIEDLKTRWNGDAVAQYLPHAHDISRGSEYIWGNITELVPGEADKYCAHAAKQFGAAVLTGDSDLLVHDLGQNGTVIFFSSIESNENDAESGPIRIRATEICPNKIATNLGIRSVQRFAFELKRDPYLSLGKVVQRAKENIGGVESNDSYISFVQEYASLEHPTRLDQNIQLLDPKVSELYLQYMRPEFSVENEQPVIYLPIMVENHFRRCAWREGSEIRAIAFSIFNLLAPPENRKNVVLEYSRRGTRVVPTSIHLLQEHELRDQVPGLYDRLKAVLDNCGDSLLPWRVFAMQEVFLGKNEDTWPSPGRISKFLETGRCAETMDWEDIHLNAQIQSILYSLRMLRQSLEVSVFPDKLGLQRAVMLLQLLRSLPPMRVLSHSMSDISMNEPIPNDLIKNAVAVLFSIRKQNEGHFPDEDINPKNASDDDIDCVKKARDQNEEQPPKRLKRTNNPYEMLEGID; encoded by the exons ATGGGAATCCCGCACCTGGCTAGGCACTTGCTGCCACACGCAGAAGTGGTATGGCTCGGCGACGCTGATGTCAACCCCAAAGATGGTCGACAGATCACTTCTGTGGTAATCGATGGGCCTGCCTTAGTTTACCATGTGTATTACTCCTTGCTATCAAGGATGCCTCCGGGCTTGAATGCCGTCGCGGCGCAGCCTACGAGCAATGAAGTGAGCATTGGAGTCATGAGATTCCTTTTTCAGCTCATGGAACTGAATGTTGCGAT aaagaaaatttgtTTTGACGGTGGCCTTCCTCTGTCAAAGCGAGATACGAGACTAGAGCGCCTTGAAATGTCTAGGCGAAAACTTGAGACTTTCACTGGGCTCTCAGACCGAGTGTTTAGGTCTCACCGCCTAAGACGACGCCCTCTGGACATCACTGCGCACATGGTCTTCAACAAAAGAGGTCCTCAAGCAGGACAGGGTGGTTTGCCGGAGAACCCATTTATGGTCCAAACGGTCATAGAGGACTTGAAGACAAGATGGAATGGTGATGCTGTTGCCCAGTATCTGCCTCACGCACACGATATCTCGCGCGGATCCGAATATATATGGGGAAATATCACAGAGTTGGTTCCCGGAGAGGCTGACAAATACTGTGCCCATGCAGCAAAGCAGTTCGGCGCGGCTGTGTTGACAGGAGATTCGGACCTGCTTGTCCACGATTTGGGCCAAAATGGGACCGTCATATTCTTCAGTTCGATCGAGTCTAATGAAAATGATGCCGAAAGTGGACCAATCCGGATTCGTGCGACGGAGATATGCCCGAACAAAATAGCTACGAACCTAGGGATCAGGAGTGTCCAGAGATTTGCGTTCGAGTTGAAGAGGGATCCGTACTTGAGCCTGGGCAAAGTCGTCCAGcgggccaaagagaatattggCGGAGTGGAAAGCAATGATTCGTATATCTCGTTTGTTCAGGAATATGCGTCTTTGGAGCACCCGACGCGGCTAGATCAAAACATCCAGTTGCTTGATCCGAAAGTTTCAGAGCTATATTTGCAATATATGCGTCCGGAATTCAGCGTTGAAAATGAACAGCCGGTAATTTATCTCCCCATAATGGTTGAAAATCATTTCCGACGATGTGCATGGCGCGAAGGAAGCGAGATACGGGCCATTGCTTTTTCTATATTTAATCTTCTTGCTCCACCAGAGAACAGGAAAAATGTGGTTCTTGAGTACTCTCGACGGGGAACAAGAGTGGTTCCCACCTCTATCCACCTATTACAAGAACATGAGTTGCGGGATCAGGTGCCTGGACTCTATGACAGGTTAAAGGCTGTTCTTGATAATTGCGGCGACTCTCTACTGCCTTGGAGGGTTTTCGCAATGCAAGAGGTCTTTTTGGGCAAGAATGAAGACACCTGGCCCAGCCCAGGCCGTATCAGCAAATTTCTTGAAACGGGTCGATGTGCAGAAACGATGGACTGGGAAGATATTCACCTAAATGCCCAAATACAATCTATTTTATACTCGCTAAGAATGTTGCGACAATCGTTGGAAGTCTCAGTTTTTCCTGAcaaacttggtttacagagAGCAGTCATGCTTCTTCAACTGCTGCGAAGCCTACCGCCAATGCGGGTCCTTTCACATTCGATGAGTGATATCTCGATGAACGAACCCATCCCGAACGACCTGATCAAGAATGCAGTGGCTGTATTATTCTCTATCAGGAAGCAAAATGAAGGCCATTTTCCTGACGAGGACATCAATCCCAAAAATGCCAGTGACGATGACATAGATTGTGTCAAAAAAGCGAGAGATCAGAACGAAGAGCAGCCACCAAAACGGCTAAAAAGAACCAATAACCCATATGAGATGCTTGAAGGTATTGACTAA
- a CDS encoding uncharacterized protein (EggNog:ENOG410PSE1~TransMembrane:1 (o6-24i)) yields MRWGLFFLLILFFAVIGCIGWVIYTQVRARRAGLPPPTWKSYIPFTSAPATYRDSSFPSPRRGGVVGWVKDKIESLRNKRTYRGAYEEPTTGGPGPYRGAGADPDEAWDTRVGALEDGPYGHAPGPYGHYDEQDFGRTPRREPYDSAGYDAGLTRTDEESERGRSRSRDPGPPQVGLKLGDTGKPLENPFEDHNASSLRDVSPRPEPDPQTGK; encoded by the coding sequence ATGCGCTGGGggctcttcttcctcctaATTCTCTTCTTCGCCGTCATCGGCTGCATCGGCTGGGTCATCTACACACAAGTGCGCGCCCGTCGCGCTGGCCTACCACCTCCCACGTGGAAATCATATATCCCGTTCACATCCGCCCCGGCTACATATCGAGATAGCAGTTTCCCGTCTCCTCGTCGCGGTGGAGTCGTCGGGTGGGTAAAAGACAAGATTGAGTCGTTGAGGAATAAGCGCACGTATCGCGGTGCGTATGAGGAACCGACGACTGGTGGTCCGGGGCCATACCGCGGCGCGGGTGCGGATCCTGACGAGGCGTGGGATACTAGGGTGGGTGCGTTGGAGGATGGGCCATATGGTCATGCTCCAGGGCCGTATGGGCACTATGACGAACAGGATTTTGGGAGGACTCCGAGACGGGAACCGTATGATAGTGCGGGATATGATGCTGGTCTCACAAGGACGGACGAGGAGTCCGAAAGAGGGAGAAGTCGCAGTCGGGATCCAGGACCGCCGCAGGTGGGGCTGAAGCTTGGAGATACAGGAAAGCCGTTGGAAAACCCTTTTGAAGACCACAATGCTAGCAGTTTGAGAGATGTAAGTCCTCGGCCGGAGCCGGACCCTCAAACTGGGAAATGA
- a CDS encoding uncharacterized protein (EggNog:ENOG410QEDK~COG:S) — translation MDLRNEIRYIERLKKISSEDAQQHIERIRHEKGLGLSNHLSRDLENALVILAKQLYKTNTRFLMELIQNADDNRYRRDVSPSLTLSYRKMHLRVDCNELGFAPEDVDSICRIGGSQKGISADRMDCIGEKGIGFKSVFKVASVVWISSGKYSFKFDNATRLGMIAPMWAQFPAEAPASGTSMLLRLLNKSVRDELLKEMRVCDPKILIFLNQIRELKVCIAQDNGTTFERTISRKDDKDVDKPGQYVTTLRYGDSSQQFVVIRYVPSGRSTDKAEILLAFPIKNNQEPVIQSQCVYTFLPIRDYGLKFLVQGRFSLIASREDINGSSAENQRLRSLIPKAFVQAVDYFQESDYFRYIWPRYLPIIPEENFFTSLTEETIFTLSQRKLLESESGELATPGTLFYVPPRFRDPNGDPLPLCSRTAFRYLSRKYFDEDSDLFQCLGVRPLSLRDLLVDIKSVVNQYQNHSREATEWHIRLSKALNREDMLRAYRHTLHSIPLIPLRDGRWISASESAGIIFFPSALADLSVPSGLNSVEIHPDAASNVDRRQLYSFLGAEEFNIEKIQRQVVSKLSTLASALSLAHRDLILLAAFLFKTSWISRYNTNIYVATNRGDLCVSSAVYLDSSSAFSATSLLKDCKDVPYLHSDYDRVCGEEERTQKRWRKWLHDSLDIWEFPRLVERGNLRLSSHFKFITENVPSPTWLLLLREKWPVYSTWIQKGLRPTEEVYRYLAAQKVACVSGRQHPLMETYLPDKVLTVDGNTSLPFLDLPDPEHESWSFLEHLGVSIKRDIKFFIHALNKLKAGIPSKEQVFGLYLNIQIELNIQDAHRQDKTRLVRSRFEGDRLVFIPSSDGEKPGTWLSPENCVWNGPGSLIRTPRLKNLYPDNIYKLFREILGVKDATLEHLLSEIENLSEKEAAPYVVRLFHDANKLREERATETRLLSNWFDRKIFPVYGTNDLYHMSRISDQNWFIADRDHLRRAFSGRVPLLAFSVEEIKGLEHLMKLHPLKMRKLSSVTTEVLSSKGTELLHKQYTNLIRNKGGIIARLIPGKSLSSALLQMLSNIEVYQTDKVILHWILKPPFPGSGTEIISHPDQGGAYVKNCGDSIKIYLEERHIRLRSLPFELVEQLSAICSITDPTHQGFLQLILSHEDRDYLHRILDRRGAPRSEGDVHNFIGKPLEPNREPSTQFQQPPELRAAPIQSKRWESSSRSDGTSSSETSTNKPLNDINPTSESSGQPTRRKDANPILPIYMKQASSVPIPSCYKGGLDENSVRKLLRHESSSRNEVHDPYLVDEPLLVDRGLPDRALRRFMRNDQDPNPNRRVANVIFVTSPHNLCDENGQQLTSLPARIHFGEGGTSTVFVPLNPKDRLELCFLGELLVSRLLESHLRDAYNPKTDWTSPLRSRAGYAPFNDPEGCWTTFTLRDKTSAFTEFLTHRVVEHAGVLAYSHSTYHIEVQTTKGGINEPFQFNSAKLEMCRRFSNQQTSPGADVFILVRIFNVETIPKISFFIDPWILYARGQLELSIRNDEYRAKFETIPSQIRFSISESHGDCLYRYQPLCPSKSEIRLLRLLDGDPGAPLRGEIFHVPLNDCGPFTALSYTWVTSLKPYTLHTSDGKVPLTASLYFALHRIRKSKAPVILWADAICINQDNSKEKEHQITMMQRIFMSATGVFAWLGEKSDDSDIAMEMLTQLALKLSHSDESSPQSSLQSSIHTVSKTALVAISDFLGRPWFRRAWIVQEVVFARNLTVACGDREMPWDDLYRSVQHCIEEAEKSVLELNIPALRNTSAIPNLGNARMAYRTTGKIQVSHDFLTLFELFQHTEASLRRDKLFALRGLASDAEDPVFDPDYSATFERVALRYATVFIKRGRTADLLYRAGRGSKPGELPSWVPDWTSRPFPKTITSWKAVRKPFSASGSSVCCSFVSPQDDRVLIIRGYIVDTIDGVSLYNSEEEDTLRYLKSVFDLFRKRASNSPGDDIGKMIWKTPIGDARPQHKDGSTDNTFESSYEQLTKYLELRFGSSDWRTSKDTALEDIKRMKEKLWPYVVTAFTFSEKFQPAIAGVTKRGYSGLFPGTASTGDRVAIFNGCAVPFLIREKQGKKGIYQLLGESYIHGMMYGEALSFDGIRREDIGLR, via the exons ATGGATCTTAGAAACGAGATAAGATATATAGAGCGGTTAAAGAAAATCTCCTCTGAGGATGCCCAACAACATATTGAGAGAATTCGACATGAGAAGGGACTCGGTCTCTCCAATCACCTCAGCCGGGATTTAGAAAATGCCTTGGTTAT CCTTGCCAAACAATTATACAAAACGAACACTCGGTTTTTGATGGAACTTATCCAAAATGCGGATGATAACCGCTACCGAAGGGACGTCAGCCCTAGCCTAACACTAAGCTATAGGAAGATGCATCTGCGCGTGGACTGTAATGAGTTGGGGTTCGCTCCTGAAGATGTCGATTCCATCTGCCGGATTGGAGGAAGCCAGAAAGGAATTAGTGCAGACCGAATGGACTGCATCGGCGAGAAAGGGATTGGGTTCAAGTCAGTATTCAAGGTAGCTAGTGTTGTATGGATATCGTCCGGCAAATACTCTTTCAAATTCGACAACGCGACGCGACTCGGTATGATTGCCCCAATGTGGGCTCAATTTCCTGCAGAAGCTCCCGCTAGTGGTACTTCTATGCTCCTTCGACTTTTGAATAAGTCGGTTAGAGACGAGCTACTGAAGGAGATGCGAGTGTGCGACCCTAAGATCCTGATTTTTCTCAACCAAATTCGAGAATTAAAAGTGTGCATTGCGCAAGACAATGGCACCACGTTTGAACGGACCATTTCTAGAAAAGATGATAAAGATGTCGACAAACCGGGCCAATACGTCACCACGCTACGATATGGTGACTCTTCTCAGCAGTTCGTGGTCATTCGATATGTACCTAGCGGACGGTCGACGGACAAGGCGGAGATTCTGCTGGCATTTCCGATTAAAAACAACCAGGAGCCCGTTATTCAGTCGCAGTGCGTCTATACCTTTCTCCCAATCCGAGATTATGGCCTAAAG TTTCTCGTCCAGGGCCGGTTTTCCCTGATTGCCAGCCGTGAAGATATCAACGGTTCATCCGCTGAAAACCAACGGCTTCGGTCCTTGATACCAAAGGCATTCGTACAGGCAGTTGACTACTTTCAAGAAAGTGATTATTTCCGCTATATTTGGCCTAGGTATCTCCCCATTATACCTGAGGAGAATTTTTTCACTTCCTTGacagaagaaacaatattCACCCTTTCTCAGCGGAAGTTACTCGAATCAGAATCTGGCGAACTGGCCACACCGGGAACTCTTTTCTATGTTCCTCCTCGTTTTCGAGACCCCAACGGGGACCCACTTCCTCTATGTTCCAGGACCGCCTTCCGGTACTTGTCACGGAAATATTTCGACGAAGACAGTGATCTTTTTCAATGTCTCGGTGTGCGTCCTTTAAGCCTGCGTGACCTGCTTGTCGACATTAAATCTGTTGTCAACCAATACCAAAATCACAGCAGAGAAGCCACTGAGTGGCACATACGACTCTCCAAAGCACTCAACCGGGAGGATATGTTAAGAGCGTACCGTCACACGCTCCATTCCATTCCCCTTATTCCTCTACGTGATGGCCGATGGATCTCGGCAAGCGAGAGTGCAggaataattttttttccttcagCGCTTGCAGATCTTTCCGTTCCAAGTGGTCTCAATTCAGTGGAGATTCATCCAGATGCCGCAAGTAACGTGGATAGGAGGCAATTGTACAGCTTTCTTGGCGCCGAAGAGTTTAATATTGAGAAGATCCAGAGACAGGTTGTTTCCAAACTCTCCACCCTCGCTTCTGCCCTGTCGCTCGCCCACCGGGACTTGATTTTGCTTGCGGCTTTCCTCTTTAAAACCAGTTGGATCTCGAGGTATAATACGAACATATACGTTGCCACAAATAGAGGAGATCTCTGTGTTTCATCTGCCGTTTATCTCGACTCTTCCTCCGCGTTTTCTGCGACGAGCCTGCTAAAGGACTGCAAGGATGTTCCGTATTTGCATTCCGATTATGATAGGGTGTGTGGTGAAGAAGAGCGAACCCAGAAGAGGTGGAGAAAGTGGTTACACGACTCCCTGGATATCTGGGAGTTCCCAAGACTTGTCGAACGTGGTAATCTGCGTCTTTCGTCTCATTTCAAATTCATAACTGAGAATGTCCCCTCGCCCACCTGGTTATTGCTCTTGAGGGAGAAATGGCCTGTTTACTCTACATGGATACAAAAGGGTCTTCGACCTACCGAGGAAGTATATCGGTACTTAGCGGCCCAAAAGGTTGCATGCGTTAGTGGTAGGCAGCATCCCCTCATGGAGACATATCTCCCTGACAAAGTGCTCACCGTGGACGGCAATACCTCTTTGCCATTCCTTGACCTCCCGGATCCCGAGCATGAAAGCTGGTCCTTTCTAGAACATTTGGGTGTCTCTATTAAGAGAGATATAAAGTTTTTTATTCACGCATTGAATAAGTTGAAAGCTGGTATCCCATCCAAAGAGCAAGTTTTTGGGCTCTACTTGAATATCCAAATTGAACTCAACATCCAGGACGCCCACCGTCAGGACAAAACTCGACTAGTGAG GAGCCGTTTTGAAGGAGATCGTTTGGTGTTCATACCATCTTCGGATGGAGAGAAGCCCGGTACTTGGCTTTCACCCGAGAACTGCGTATGGAACGGACCAGGCAGCCTTATACGAACCCCCCGATTGAAAAATTTATACCCAGATAACATCTATAAACTTTTCCGCGAGATTCTGGGTGTCAAAGATGCAACTTTGGAACACCTCCTATCCGAGATCGAAAATCTAAGCGAAAAAGAAGCCGCCCCATATGTAGTGCGACTTTTTCATGATGCAAACAAGCTACGTGAAGAGAGGGCCACTGAAACCCGCCTTTTATCCAATTGGTTTGACAGAAAAATATTTCCGGTCTATGGCACTAACGATCTATACCATATGAGTCGCATTTCCGATCAGAACTGGTTTATTGCTGATCGTGACCACTTGCGGCGTGCTTTCTCTGGCAGAGTACCCTTGCTTGCGTTCAGCGTCGAAGAGATCAAAGGACTTGAACATTTGATGAAGTTACACCCCCTAAAAATGAGAAAATTATCATCCGTAACGACAGAGGTTCTCAGCTCCAAGGGAACCGAACTGTTACACAAGCAGTACACGAATTTAATCCGAAACAAAGGTGGAATCATTGCCCG CTTGATACCAGGGAAGAGTTTGAGCAGTGCGCTGCTTCAGATGCTATCAAATATTGAAGTCTATCAGACGGATAAGGTAATCCTGCATTGGATATTAAAGCCACCTTTTCCAGGCAGCGGTACAGAAATAATAAGCCATCCTGACCAAGGCGGTGCTTATGTGAAGAATTGCGGAGACTCAATTAAAATATACCTGGAAGAGCGGCATATTCGATTGAGATCTCTACCTTTCGAGTTGGTGGAGCAGCTGTCAGCTATCTGTTCCATCACAGACCCAACTCACCAGGGATTCTTGCAATTAATTTTGAGCCATGAAGATAGAGATTATCTTCATAGGATTTTGGACCGTCGAGGAGCTCCAAGATCCGAGGGAGATGTCCATAACTTCATAGGAA AACCCTTAGAACCAAACAGAGAGCCCTCCACGCAGTTTCAACAACCTCCAGAACTTCGTGCAGCACCCATTCAGTCGAAGCGGTGGGAAAGTTCTTCCAGAAGTGATGGGACTTCATCCTCGGAGACGTCGACAAATAAGCCTTTAAATGACATCAATCCTACCAGCGAGTCCTCTGGGCAACCCACCAGAAGAAAAGACGCTAATCCCATTCTTCCGATATATATGAAACAGGCCAGTTCAGTCCCTATTCCATCGTGTTACAAAGGCGGCTTGGACGAAAACTCGGTGCGCAAGCTACTACGCCATGAGTCGAGCTCTCGAAATGAGGTTCATGATCCGTATTTGGTAGATGAGCCTTTGTTGGTGGACCGCGGGCTGCCTGACCGCGCCTTGCGCCGTTTCATGAGAAACGACCAGGATCCAAATCCAAACCGCCGTGTAGCCAACGTCATCTTTGTTACGAGTCCACATAATCTGTGCGATGAAAACGGTCAGCAGTTGACAAGTCTTCCCGCGCGAATACACTTTGGTGAAGGGGGAACAAGCACGGTGTTCGTGCCATTGAATCCTAAGGATCGATTAGAGTTATGTTTTCTTGGGGAACTACTT GTTTCGAGACTTCTCGAAAGCCATCTGCGCGATGCGTACAATCCTAAAACCGATTGGACTAGTCCATTGCGGAGCCGGGCGGGCTATGCTCCATTTAATGATCCCGAGGGATGCTGGACTACTTTCACACTTCGAGACAAGACGAGCGCTTTCACGGAGTTTCTCACTCACAGGGTTGTTGAGCACGCAGGCGTACTAGCTTACAGCCACTCAACGTACCATATTGAGGTTCAGACTACCAAGGGAGGCATAAATGAGCCTTTCCAATTTAACTCAGCGAAGCTAGAGATG TGCCGCCGGTTCTCAAATCAGCAAACATCGCCCGGGGCTGACGTCTTCATCCTAGTCAGGATCTTCAACGTTGAGACCATTCCTAAAATCTCCTTTTTTATCGACCCTTGGATTCTGTATGCTAGAGGTCAGCTGGAATTATCAATTCGAAACGATGAGTATCGGGCAAAGTTTGAAACTATCCCATCCCAGATTCGATTTTCAATCTCCGAAAGCCACGGAGACTGTTTATACCGATATCAGCCATTATGCCCGAGCAAAAGCGAGATACGGTTATTGCGGCTTTTAGATGGTGATCCTGGGGCACCTCTGAGAGGTGAAATATTTCACGTACCACTGAATGACTGCGGCCCATTCACTGCGTTGTCTTACACCTGGGTGACGAGCTTGAAGCCGTACACATTACACACTTCAGACGGCAAGGTTCCGCTGACCGCTTCGCTGTACTTTGCGTTACATCGCATACGCAAATCAAAGGCACCAGTTATCCTTTGGGCAGATGCTATTTGCATTAATCAGGATAACAGcaaagagaaagaacatcaaaTTACCATGATGCAGAGGATTTTCATGTCCGCTACGGGTGTCTTTGCGTGGCTTGGGGAAAAGTCGGATGACAGCGACATCGCGATGGAAATGCTCACCCAGCTTGCATTAAAGTTATCGCATAGTGACGAGTCCAGCCCGCAGAGTTCATTGCAATCGAGCATTCACACTGTCAGCAAGACTGCATTAGTTGCCATAAGCGACTTTCTCGGGCGGCCGTGGTTTCGCAGAGCGTGGATTGTACAGGAAGTTGTCTTTGCTCGTAATCTTACAGTTGCATGTGGCGATCGAGAGATGCCCTGGGATGATCTTTATCGGTCCGTTCAACATTGCATCGAAGAGGCAGAGAAGTCCGTCCTGGAACTCAACATCCCCGCCTTACGAAATACGAGCGCCATACCGAACCTCGGAAATGCCCGAATGGCATATCGAACCACCGGTAAGATTCAGGTCTCTCACGATTTCTTGACACTCTTTGAACTTTTCCAACATACGGAGGCTTCATTGCGGCGGGATAAATTATTTGCACTACGTGGGCTAGCTTCAGACGCTGAAGATCCGGTTTTCGACCCGGATTATAGCGCCACTTTCGAGCGCGTTGCCCTGAGATACGCCACAGTGTTCATCAAGCGAGGCAGAACAGCAGATTTACTATACCGTGCCGGACGTGGTTCGAAACCTGGGGAACTTCCTTCATGGGTCCCTGACTGGACTTCTAGACCATTCCCAAAGACTATTACCTCGTGGAAAGCTGTTCGAAAACCGTTCTCTGCATCGGGTTCTTCTGTCTGCTGCAGCTTCGTGTCTCCCCAGGATGATAGGGTGCTCATCATTAGAGGCTACATTGTCGACACAATCGATGGAGTCAGCCTCTATAACTCCGAAGAGGAAGACACATTGCGCTACCTTAAAAGTGTGTTTGACCTCTTTCGCAAGCGGGCTTCAAATTCCCCCGGGGATGATATCGGTAAGATGATATGGAAAACGCCAATCGGAGATGCCAGGCCTCAGCACAAAGATGGCTCGACGGATAATACCTTTGAATCATCATATGAACAGTTGACTAAGTATCTGGAGCTGCGGTTCGGGTCCTCTGACTGGCGAACTTCCAAGGATACGGCCCTGGAGGACATCAAGCGTATGAAAGAGAAACTCTGGCCGTACGTTGTAACCGCATTCACATTCTCAGAGAAATTTCAACCGGCAATCGCAGGCGTCACGAAACGCGGATACTCTGGTCTGTTTCCTGGAACCGCAAGTACGGGTGACAGAGTCGCCATTTTCAACGGTTGCGCAGTTCCATTCTTGATTCGCGAGAAACAGGGGAAGAAGGGAATCTACCAGTTGCTCGGGGAAAGTTACATTCACGGTATGATGTACGGTGAGGCTCTTTCTTTTGATGGCATCCGAAGGGAAGACATTGGGCTTCGATAG
- a CDS encoding uncharacterized protein (EggNog:ENOG410PKKQ~COG:Q) → MAGEEIPPRPSRSLVGKVAIVTGAGCLGDGIGNGRATAVLLAEDGAAVICVDTNLEWAERTVEMITKDSKGTGLAFKADVSQAEDCLRVVDLAVSEFGRVDVLVNNVGIGGARGTAVDVDMEEWARGLEVNVSSMVLMAKYVIPIMKKNEGPVRGSIVNVGSVAGLRGGTPHLLYPTSKGAVVNMTRAMAAHHAPDGIRVNCVCPGMLYTPMMYGPGMSEEARKARKGRSLLKTEGNGWDCGSAVRFLAGGEARWITGTILTVDAGATAAVGSELPKTASINAPA, encoded by the exons ATGGCTGGAGAAGAGATTCCTCCGCGACCTTCCCGATCCTTGGTTGGCAAAGTGGCCATCGTTACTGGCGCGGGATGTCTTGGTGACGGCATAGGTAATGGTCGGGCGACAGCGGTCCTCTTGGCTGAAGACGGAGCTGCTGTCATCTGCGTAGACACCAACCTTGAATGGGCCGAGAGGACGGTCGAGATGATAACAAAGGACTCGAAAGGGACGGGGTTGGCTTTCAAAGCCGACGTCAGCCAGGCAGAGGATTGCTTACGCGTCGTCGATCTCGCTGTCTCAGAATTCGGCCGGGTGGATGTCCTGGTGAATAATGTTGGCATTGGAGGAGCCAGAGGAACCGCCGTTGATGTAGACATGGAAGAGTGGGCAAGGGGTCTGGAGGTTAACGTGTCGAGCATGGTGCTGATGGCCAAATATGTCATCCctataatgaagaagaatgaggGCCCTGTTCGAGGGAGTATTGTCAACGTTGGCAGCGTCGCTGGCTTAAGAGGAGGGACGCCTCATTTGCTTTACCCGACAAGTAAAGGTGCAGTCGTGAATATGACTCGTGCGATGGCGGCACACCACGCCCCCGATGGGATTAGGGTTAATTGCGTTTGCCCAG GTATGCTCTATACACCTATGATGTATGGGCCAGGGATGAGTGAGGAAGCGCGTAAGGCCCGGAAAGGAAGAAGCTTGCTAAAGACAGAAGGCAACGGATGGGATTGTGGGAGCGCAGTCCGGTTTTTAGCCGGAGGAGAGGCGAGGTGGATTACGGGCACCATATTAACTGTAGACGCGGGCGCAACAGCGGCTGTGGGTTCGGAACTGCCAAAGACTGCGAGCATCAATGCACCGGCATAA